In Nitrospiraceae bacterium, the following are encoded in one genomic region:
- a CDS encoding rod shape-determining protein produces MPGLSDILGWFSSDLAIDLGTATTLVYVRGKGIVLSEPSVVAIEKQSNTVLAVGVEAKRMVGRTPGNIVAIRPIKEGVIADFAMTERMLHYFITKAHNRRAFVRPRCIIGVPSRITEVEQRAVRESASQAGAREVYLIEEPVAAAIGAGLPITEPSGNMVVDIGGGTTDIAVISLGGIVCSESVKVAGDSMDDAIMSYIKRRYNLLIGDHMAEKVKIEVGSAYPLEQAKTMMVKGRDMISGIPRTVVVNDSEIREALEDPIHAIVNALRNALENTPPELAGDIIDKGVVITGGGSLLPGIATRFQEETNLPIITVEDPLTSVVYGVGKALDEVDLFQKIQKF; encoded by the coding sequence ATGCCAGGGTTGAGTGATATCTTAGGGTGGTTTTCGAGTGATTTAGCCATCGATTTAGGAACGGCGACAACACTGGTCTATGTTCGCGGTAAAGGTATCGTCCTGAGTGAACCCTCGGTGGTGGCTATCGAAAAACAATCGAACACGGTATTGGCCGTGGGTGTCGAAGCCAAACGCATGGTGGGAAGGACACCGGGTAATATTGTGGCGATCCGCCCGATCAAAGAAGGGGTTATTGCCGATTTCGCCATGACCGAGCGCATGTTGCATTATTTTATTACCAAAGCGCATAACCGACGGGCGTTCGTCAGGCCTCGCTGTATTATTGGTGTCCCATCCCGTATCACCGAAGTTGAGCAACGGGCTGTCCGTGAATCGGCCAGCCAAGCCGGCGCCCGGGAAGTCTATCTCATTGAGGAGCCGGTTGCGGCAGCAATTGGAGCGGGATTACCGATCACGGAACCTTCGGGGAACATGGTGGTCGACATTGGAGGAGGTACCACCGATATTGCTGTCATTTCCCTTGGGGGCATTGTCTGTAGCGAGTCGGTTAAAGTGGCGGGTGATTCCATGGATGACGCCATTATGAGTTATATTAAGCGACGGTATAACCTCCTGATTGGTGATCACATGGCGGAAAAGGTGAAGATCGAAGTCGGATCTGCCTATCCGTTGGAACAGGCCAAAACGATGATGGTCAAAGGGCGGGATATGATTTCGGGTATTCCCAGGACGGTCGTAGTGAATGATTCCGAGATTCGAGAAGCCTTGGAAGATCCCATCCATGCCATCGTGAATGCCTTACGGAATGCGTTGGAGAATACGCCGCCGGAATTGGCCGGAGATATTATCGATAAGGGAGTGGTGATTACAGGCGGGGGTTCGTTGTTGCCGGGCATTGCCACGCGATTTCAGGAAGAAACCAATCTGCCCATCATTACAGTGGAAGATCCCTTGACCTCCGTGGTGTATGGCGTGGGAAAAGCTCTTGATGAAGTCGATTTATTCCAAAAGATTCAAAAATTTTAA